ACGCCCGTGGCCTCCGCCATGACGAGGCCCGCGCCGCCTCGGGCGAACGAGCCGAGGTGCGCGAGGTGCCAGGCGCCCGGCACGCCGTCGCGTGCGTCGATGCTGTACTGGCACATCGGGGCGACCCAGATGCGGTTGCGGGCGGTGACGCCGCGGACGGTGATCGGCTCGAAGAGCGGGGACGTAGTCATGGGGATCCTTCCAGGCGGGCGGCGGCGCGGATCCTCGAGGGAGGCGCGGCGCGCGGGGACGGGCGGAGGGCGACGGCGGCCTCATGGTCCCAAGGCCCGGCGCGGTCGCCGCATTCCCGCGCGCCTATCGTGAGGGCATGAGCGACGCGCGCGACGACCAGGTGCCCGACGGCTGGATCCGGCAGGACGAGGAGCGGACGCGGGCGGCCGTCCGGCTCCCGCGGGACGACGACGACAAGTACACGCGCGGCGTGCTCGGGGTCCGCACGGGCTCGGACCGCTACCCGGGGGCGGCCGTGCTCGGCGTGGAGGCCGCGGCGCGCACGGGCGTCGGCATGATCCGCTACCTCGGTCCCGCGGGCGCCTCCGCGTCGGTGCTCGCCCGGCGCCCCGAGGTCGTGACGGCCGACGGCCGCGTGCAGGCGTGGCTGGTGGGATCCGGCATGGACGCCGCGCACCGCGACGCCGCCACGACGGACGCCGTCGCCGACGCGCTCGGGCAGGGCCTCCCGTCGGTCGTCGACGCGGGCGCGCTCGACCTCGTGGGCCGGGCGACCGGCCCCGTCGTCGTCACGCCGCACTTCCGGGAGCTGTCGCGGCTGCTCGCCGGCGTCGGCGTGGACGCGTCGGCGGAGGACATCGCGGCGGACGCCCCGGGCTGGGCGGAGCGCGCGGCGGGGGAGCTCGGCGCGTGCGTGCTGCTGAAGGGCGCGACCACCTACGTCGTCGGCGGGTCGGCGCGCATCGCGGTGCGGGCCGGGACGCCGTGGCTCGCGACCGCGGGCTCCGGGGACGTGCTGGGCGGCGTGCTCGGCGCGCTGCTGGCGGGGGCGTCCGTGCGCATCGCCGACGCGCGGGATCCGCTGGCCGAGGTCGCCGCCGTGGCCGCGGCCGCCGCGTGGCTGCACGGCCGGGCGGGGGACCGCGCGTCCGGCGGCGGACCGATCACGGCCCTCGACGTCGCCGAGGCGATGCCGAGGGCCGTCCGGGACCTCGTGGCGGGATCCGCTTCCTAGGCCTTCGGCGCGACGTCGAGCGAGAACTCGACGGAGCCGTGGTCCTCGACCGTGACGAAGCCGAGGCTCGGGGCCTCGACCCCGAAGTCCTGGAAGGTGATCGGGATCGAGCCCACGATCTGCCCCGCGCCCGGCGTGAAGGAGGCCTGCATCTGCGCGGTCACGCTCTTCGTGACGCCGTGCAGCGTGAGGTCGCCGGTCACGTCGTAGGTCGCCGGCACGCCCGCCTCGACGCCGTCCGTGCGGATCGGCTGCGTGAGGGTGAAGGTGGCGGTGGGGAACCGCTCGGTCTCCATCGCCTCGCCCTGGAAGTACGCGTCGCGCGGCGGCTGGTCGGTCGCCATCTTCGTCACGTCGACGGTCATGCTGCCGGCGGTCACCTGCGAGCCGTCCACCGTGATGTCGCCCGTGACGGCGTCGGTGCGGCCGTTCACGGTGACGGGCGTGCCGTTCAGCACCTCGTCGACGCGGTAGCCGGCGTAGGAGGATCCGCCGACGGCCCACGCGCCCGACAGGTCGCCGAGCGCGCCCGGGGCGGCCGGGGCGGCGGCCGCGAGGGACGGCGCCGCGTCGGGCGTGCCCGCGAGCTGCTTGTAGAGCGGACCGCCGAACGCCGCGAAGGCGCCCACGAGCACGATGACGCCGCCCGCCGCCCCGATGATGATCTTCGTCTTCTTGTCCATGGCCGTGCTCCTCCGGTGCGATGCGGGCCGGCGCTGTCGGGCCGGCCCGTCCTTTGAACTTTCAAGTACCGGACGAGGATCGCGGGACGGGCGTCCGGCCGTCGCCGGGCGTCCACAGGGGAGGGCGCGCGGTCGGTAGCCTGGGCGCACAGCCGGCCGCCGGCCGGGCGCCCGCCCGGATCCCGCCGCCCGTCGAACCCGGGGGTCCCCATGCTCGTCGCCTTCTCCGTCGCACCCAGCGGGGGCGACGCGCCCGACGCCTCCGTGCACGACGCCGTGGCCGCCGCGGTCGAGGTCGTCCGCGCCTCCGGGCTGCCGAACCGCACGGACGCCATGTTCACCACGATCGAGGGCGACTGGGACGCGTGCTTCGACGTCGTCCGCCGCGCGACGGAGGCGGTCGCGCCGTTCGGCACGCGCGTGTCGCTCGTGCTCAAGGCCGACATCCGCCCCGGCTACGAGGGCGAGCTGACGGGGAAGCTGGAGCGGCTCGAGCAGGCGCTGGAGGCCCGCGGCACCGACGCCTGACCCGGGGAGCGATGCCCGGACGGCCTCGGCGCCGCCGTTAGGCTCGACGGGTGATTCCCCCCTCCTCCGAGCGGGCGACCCTGTCGCCGGCCCGCGTCCGCGTCGCCCTGCTCGCCCTCGCGATGGGCGGGTTCGCCATCGGCACCACCGAGTTCGTCGCGATGGGCCTGCTGCCGCAGCTCGCCGCCGACCTGCTCCCCGAGGTGGCCGCGCGCTCCACGGAGGCGGCGAACGCGCAGGCCGGCACGCTCATCAGCGCGTACGCCCTCGGCGTCGTGGTCGGCGCCCCGACCATCGCGGCGGCGTCCGCCCGGGCGCCTCGCCGCAAGCTCCTGCTGTGGCTGCTGCTGGCCTTCACCCTCGGCACCGTGCTCAGCGCGATCCTCCCGAGCTTCGGCCTCGTCGTGTTCGCGCGCTTCCTCGCGGGCCTGCCGCACGGCGCGTACTTCGGCATCGCATCGCTCGTCGCCGCGCAGCTGATGGGGGAGGGCAAGCGCGCCCGCGGCGTCGCGTTCGTGCTCGCGGGGCTCACCATCGCCAACGTGATCGGCGTCCCGATCGTCACCTGGATCGGCCAGAACGCCGGCTGGCGCGTCGCGTACCTCGTGGTCGCCGCGATCTTCGCCGCCACCTTCCTCGCCGTCTTCCTCGCCGTCCCCGCCCAGGCGGGCAACCCCGAGGCCACGCTCCGCCGGGAGCTGCGCGCCTTCACGCGCCTCCAGGTGTGGCTCGCGCTGCTCATCGGGGCGATCGGCTTCGGCGGGTTCTTCGCGGTGTACACCTACGTCGCCCCCATGGTCACCGACGTGACCGGGCTGCCCGAGTGGTCGGTGCCCCTCGCGCTCGTGGTGGTAGGCCTCGGCATGACGACGGGCAACCTCGTCGGCGGCTGGTGGGCGGACCGCGACGTGCGCACCTCGCTGCTGTCGCTGTTCGGCCTGCTGATCGTGTCGCTCGTGGGCCTCGTGCTCACGGCCGCGAACCCGGTGGGGCTCTTCGCGTTCCTCTTCCTCATCGGCGGGTCGGCCGCGGCGCTGTCGCCGGGGATCCAGATCCGCCTCATGGACGTCGCGCACGACTCGCAGTCCATCGCCGCGGCGCTCAACCACTCGGCGCTCAACACGGGCAACGCGGTGGGGGCGGCGCTCGGCGGCGTGACCGTCGCGGCGGGCCTCGGCTACACGTCGCCGGCGCTCGTGGGCGTGGGGCTCAGCATCGCGGGCCTGGTGATCGCGCTCGCGAGCTTCGGCCTCGACCGGCACCGCCGCGCATCCCGCCGGGCGGTGGACGGCGCCCGGCCCACCACCCAGCCCATC
This is a stretch of genomic DNA from Clavibacter zhangzhiyongii. It encodes these proteins:
- a CDS encoding YceI family protein, yielding MDKKTKIIIGAAGGVIVLVGAFAAFGGPLYKQLAGTPDAAPSLAAAAPAAPGALGDLSGAWAVGGSSYAGYRVDEVLNGTPVTVNGRTDAVTGDITVDGSQVTAGSMTVDVTKMATDQPPRDAYFQGEAMETERFPTATFTLTQPIRTDGVEAGVPATYDVTGDLTLHGVTKSVTAQMQASFTPGAGQIVGSIPITFQDFGVEAPSLGFVTVEDHGSVEFSLDVAPKA
- a CDS encoding MFS transporter → MIPPSSERATLSPARVRVALLALAMGGFAIGTTEFVAMGLLPQLAADLLPEVAARSTEAANAQAGTLISAYALGVVVGAPTIAAASARAPRRKLLLWLLLAFTLGTVLSAILPSFGLVVFARFLAGLPHGAYFGIASLVAAQLMGEGKRARGVAFVLAGLTIANVIGVPIVTWIGQNAGWRVAYLVVAAIFAATFLAVFLAVPAQAGNPEATLRRELRAFTRLQVWLALLIGAIGFGGFFAVYTYVAPMVTDVTGLPEWSVPLALVVVGLGMTTGNLVGGWWADRDVRTSLLSLFGLLIVSLVGLVLTAANPVGLFAFLFLIGGSAAALSPGIQIRLMDVAHDSQSIAAALNHSALNTGNAVGAALGGVTVAAGLGYTSPALVGVGLSIAGLVIALASFGLDRHRRASRRAVDGARPTTQPIGIGG
- a CDS encoding ADP-dependent NAD(P)H-hydrate dehydratase yields the protein MSDARDDQVPDGWIRQDEERTRAAVRLPRDDDDKYTRGVLGVRTGSDRYPGAAVLGVEAAARTGVGMIRYLGPAGASASVLARRPEVVTADGRVQAWLVGSGMDAAHRDAATTDAVADALGQGLPSVVDAGALDLVGRATGPVVVTPHFRELSRLLAGVGVDASAEDIAADAPGWAERAAGELGACVLLKGATTYVVGGSARIAVRAGTPWLATAGSGDVLGGVLGALLAGASVRIADARDPLAEVAAVAAAAAWLHGRAGDRASGGGPITALDVAEAMPRAVRDLVAGSAS
- a CDS encoding thiamine-binding protein; protein product: MLVAFSVAPSGGDAPDASVHDAVAAAVEVVRASGLPNRTDAMFTTIEGDWDACFDVVRRATEAVAPFGTRVSLVLKADIRPGYEGELTGKLERLEQALEARGTDA